Within the Gammaproteobacteria bacterium genome, the region ACCAATAAGTCGACTGTTGCTAATTACGCGACCGTGTAAAATGTTAAATAATTAATCCAGATGTTTTGTGAATTCAAGTCCGATCATTAAGCCAGACACATCATCACGCGGAACATCAAAGTCCTGGTAGCCGATATTGCCACGTACACGCCCCCAGGCGTTGTTCGAGGTACGCGCCAATTCAAACTGAAAACCATCAACAGGAACATTGGATTTGGAATGGAAATTATCCGGCGCCCGATTTAAATTCAATTTATGCAATTGCATTTGCCAGTCAACTTGTGAATCATCACTCAGAATTGCTGCAAAGCTCAAGGAGCGTCCATCACCATCAATCGCATGACCTATAGATTCACCGCGATGCCGATAGCCACTCTGGTAAATGCTGTGCGTGTAGGCACAATTCAATTTGGGTTTGCTTTCTAAAAAATCACAGGCCGTGTCGGCGTATTCCAGCCAGACTCTGAGGTTCTTGTTGAATATTGTCTGACTGTGCTCCATTCCAACCAACCCCATGTAACGACTTGGAAAACCTCCGGCCTCGTCTTCGCCAATGGCTTGTGCGTAGAGTGCTAGATCAATGGGCAATAAGCCCTGCTTCCAGCGAATATCGAAGCCCGCCAGCTGATTACCCGGTTCTGTACTGGCGTCCAATCCGTCAGAACCGCGATTGTCTTGCCCCAACAAGAGATCCAGTAAACTGTCTGAGGTGGTTGGTCGCCCATCACCGCCCCACTGGGCGGTACGGCTTAAGCCGATCTCCAGATTGTACCTGGGTTTAAAGGTCAGTCGCATCCCCAGATGATAGGGATTGGGAATAACCCGATCACTTTCCAGCTGACCCGCGGTGATCATATAGTTCCAGGGGCCCATCCAGCTCAGCCATTTACTTTGAAAAGGCTTAACAAAATTACGTTGCAGCGCGATCCCGGGAATGGGACGTGCATTATTCGAATAGATCAAACTGCCCTGCCAACCCGGCCCCCACCATTTATCCACAGCGCCGGCACTTATAATGGTATTTCCAAACACGCCGGCCACATACGAGCCATCCAGGCGTACGTTTTTGGCGTCTTTGGCATTATCCGCCAATTGCACATCAATACGAAAAGCAAAACGATTGCTTAATTGCGAGATTGATGCACCAACCTCGA harbors:
- a CDS encoding capsule assembly Wzi family protein encodes the protein MKSAIKAFLLIVNLAWVAAAAHAEPWLHAGDTLLRHDITMLADAGVITSPISTWPLSVASVDADLQRFTATQNLNQSQLDSLNRLQRKIEREKNLQQTRRTVSGAASREVPLVRSFSDIARSDLEVGASISQLSNRFAFRIDVQLADNAKDAKNVRLDGSYVAGVFGNTIISAGAVDKWWGPGWQGSLIYSNNARPIPGIALQRNFVKPFQSKWLSWMGPWNYMITAGQLESDRVIPNPYHLGMRLTFKPRYNLEIGLSRTAQWGGDGRPTTSDSLLDLLLGQDNRGSDGLDASTEPGNQLAGFDIRWKQGLLPIDLALYAQAIGEDEAGGFPSRYMGLVGMEHSQTIFNKNLRVWLEYADTACDFLESKPKLNCAYTHSIYQSGYRHRGESIGHAIDGDGRSLSFAAILSDDSQVDWQMQLHKLNLNRAPDNFHSKSNVPVDGFQFELARTSNNAWGRVRGNIGYQDFDVPRDDVSGLMIGLEFTKHLD